One genomic region from Jiangella sp. DSM 45060 encodes:
- a CDS encoding class I SAM-dependent methyltransferase yields MTRELRTIFDEDAALYARVRPGYPEAVFAALGELAGLGPEARVVEIGPGTGQATVGLAASGARVVAVELGANLAAALRSRTAGLPVEVVEAAFERWPAPPASADLVTSFTAWHWVDRAVRAQRVADVLRPGGALATVTTEHVLGGTAAFFADVQDCYERWDPATPPGLRLRPADAIAPFTDEIDDSPLFQPAVRRRFRADVTYDTRGYLDLLSTYSGHRALRADLRRGLLDCVGGLIERRYGGSVTKAYLYELRVARTWPSSP; encoded by the coding sequence ATGACCCGGGAGCTGCGCACGATCTTCGACGAGGACGCGGCGCTCTACGCGCGGGTCCGGCCGGGCTACCCGGAGGCGGTCTTCGCCGCGCTCGGTGAGCTGGCGGGTCTGGGTCCGGAGGCGCGGGTGGTCGAGATCGGCCCCGGCACCGGCCAGGCGACGGTCGGCCTGGCGGCGAGCGGCGCGCGCGTCGTCGCCGTCGAGCTGGGCGCGAACCTGGCGGCGGCGCTGCGCTCGCGGACGGCCGGACTGCCCGTCGAGGTGGTGGAGGCGGCGTTCGAGCGGTGGCCGGCGCCGCCCGCGTCGGCCGACCTCGTGACATCGTTCACCGCCTGGCACTGGGTCGATCGCGCCGTGCGGGCCCAGCGGGTGGCGGACGTGCTGCGCCCGGGCGGCGCCCTGGCCACGGTGACGACGGAGCACGTGCTCGGCGGCACGGCCGCCTTCTTCGCCGACGTGCAGGACTGCTACGAGCGCTGGGACCCGGCGACCCCGCCCGGACTGCGGCTCCGGCCGGCCGACGCCATCGCGCCGTTCACCGACGAGATCGACGACTCGCCGCTGTTCCAGCCCGCGGTGCGGCGCCGCTTCCGCGCCGACGTCACGTACGACACCCGGGGCTACCTCGACCTGCTGTCGACGTACTCCGGCCACCGGGCGCTCCGCGCGGACCTGCGGCGCGGGCTGCTCGACTGCGTCGGCGGCCTGATCGAGCGCCGCTACGGCGGCAGCGTCACCAAGGCGTACCTCTACGAACTGCGCGTCGCCCGCACGTGGCCGAGCAGCCCCTGA
- a CDS encoding nitrate/nitrite transporter encodes MPTPRRAWTIWGVGVSAYIVAVMHRTTFGVAGLDAAGRFDVSASVLASFVVLQLVVYAGLQIPIGVLLDRVGGRRLVIAGALLMAAGQAVLAVAASVPLAATGRVLVGMGDALTFVSVLRIVSAWFPPGRVPVMTQLTGLVGQSGQVLSAVPFVAVLHAYGWSAAFGSAAATGVLVCVLAAAALRDTPSTRAQPVAGGDMRHVGADLVTAWRHPGTRLGLWTHFTTQFSGTVFALMWGFPFLVSGEGVSEAGAGALLTLTVVAGVVAGPVIGVMVQRHPLRRSWLVLGIVFANAAAWTAVLLLPGRAPGWLLVLLVLSMALSGPGSMIGFDFARTFNPPNRLGTATGIVNVGGFVASLLTILAIGLVLDARSGGASATAYELGDFRVAMCVQYVMWTIGLIGILRSRRLARRRMAETGVVVPPLRDVIAARRRRRRP; translated from the coding sequence ATGCCGACTCCGCGCCGTGCCTGGACCATCTGGGGCGTCGGCGTATCCGCTTACATCGTCGCGGTCATGCACCGCACCACGTTCGGGGTGGCGGGACTCGACGCGGCCGGACGGTTCGACGTGTCGGCCAGCGTGCTCGCCTCGTTCGTCGTGCTGCAGCTGGTGGTCTACGCGGGGCTGCAGATCCCGATCGGCGTGCTGCTCGACCGCGTCGGCGGACGGCGGCTGGTCATCGCCGGCGCGCTGCTCATGGCCGCGGGGCAGGCCGTCCTCGCCGTCGCCGCGTCGGTGCCGCTGGCCGCGACCGGCCGGGTGCTCGTCGGCATGGGCGACGCGCTGACCTTCGTGAGCGTCCTGCGCATCGTCTCGGCCTGGTTCCCGCCCGGCCGGGTGCCGGTGATGACGCAGCTCACCGGCCTGGTCGGCCAGTCGGGGCAGGTACTGTCGGCCGTGCCGTTCGTCGCCGTCCTGCACGCCTACGGGTGGAGCGCGGCGTTCGGCTCGGCGGCCGCGACCGGCGTGCTGGTGTGCGTGCTGGCCGCCGCGGCGCTGCGCGACACCCCGTCGACACGGGCGCAGCCGGTGGCCGGCGGCGACATGCGCCACGTCGGCGCGGACCTCGTCACGGCGTGGCGGCACCCGGGCACCCGGCTGGGACTCTGGACGCACTTCACCACCCAGTTCTCCGGCACCGTGTTCGCGCTGATGTGGGGGTTCCCGTTCCTCGTCTCCGGCGAGGGCGTCTCGGAGGCCGGTGCCGGCGCGCTGCTGACGTTGACGGTGGTGGCCGGCGTGGTGGCCGGTCCCGTCATCGGCGTCATGGTGCAGCGGCACCCGCTGCGGCGGTCGTGGCTGGTGCTCGGGATCGTGTTCGCGAACGCGGCCGCCTGGACCGCTGTCCTGCTGCTGCCCGGGCGGGCGCCGGGCTGGCTGCTGGTACTGCTGGTGCTGTCGATGGCGCTGAGCGGCCCCGGCTCGATGATCGGGTTCGACTTCGCCCGCACGTTCAACCCGCCGAACCGCCTCGGCACCGCAACCGGCATCGTCAACGTCGGCGGGTTCGTGGCGTCGCTGCTCACCATCCTGGCCATCGGGTTGGTGCTGGACGCGCGCAGCGGCGGCGCGTCCGCGACCGCCTACGAGCTCGGCGACTTCCGGGTGGCGATGTGCGTGCAGTACGTGATGTGGACGATCGGGCTGATCGGCATCCTGCGGTCGCGCCGCCTGGCCCGTCGTCGCATGGCCGAGACCGGCGTCGTCGTCCCACCCCTCCGCGACGTCATCGCCGCCCGCCGTCGTCGGCGACGGCCGTGA
- a CDS encoding CBS domain-containing protein: MRISDIIRSKGKGVVTVPPDTDVRTLLTVLAENRIGAVVVSPDGETISGIVSERDIVRALAARGASVLSEPVSAIMTADVQTCAPHQHIDELAEAMTLGRFRHMPVISDAGGLDGIVSIGDVVKIRITELEVERDSLSTYIRTAAT; this comes from the coding sequence ATGCGCATCTCCGACATCATCCGGTCCAAGGGCAAGGGCGTCGTGACGGTGCCCCCCGACACCGACGTCCGCACTCTACTCACCGTCCTGGCCGAGAACCGCATCGGCGCCGTCGTCGTGTCGCCCGACGGCGAGACCATCAGCGGCATCGTCTCCGAGCGCGACATCGTCCGGGCGCTGGCCGCCCGTGGCGCCAGCGTGCTCTCCGAGCCGGTCTCCGCGATCATGACCGCCGACGTCCAGACCTGCGCACCGCACCAGCACATCGACGAGCTGGCCGAGGCCATGACGCTGGGCCGGTTCCGGCACATGCCGGTGATCTCCGACGCGGGCGGCCTCGACGGCATCGTCAGCATCGGTGACGTCGTGAAGATCCGCATCACCGAGCTCGAGGTCGAGCGCGACTCCCTCTCGACCTACATTCGCACCGCCGCCACCTGA
- a CDS encoding LacI family DNA-binding transcriptional regulator: protein MTVRLSDVALHAGVSEATVSRVLNAKPGVAAQTRQAVLAALDVLGYERPSRLRSTSAGLIGLIVPELENPVFPAFVQVIETILAQREYTPLLCTQTPGGVTEDEYVEMLVDRGVAGIVFVSGLHADSTAGTARYHRLRELGLPIVLVNGFVPGLDVPFVSTDDVAAAELAVQHLASLGHRRIGLAIGPRRFVPAARKIEGFARALRAVPGAPDPDGLVVTSFFTVEGGRACASRLLDAGCTAIVCGSDLMALGAVRAVRQRGLTVPGDVSVIGYDDSPLIPFTDPPLTTVRQAVPAMAAAAVQALLEQIAGRPADRSELLFTPELVVRGSTGPAPTGADNPG, encoded by the coding sequence ATGACGGTGCGGCTCAGCGACGTCGCCCTGCATGCCGGGGTCAGCGAGGCGACGGTCAGCCGGGTGCTCAACGCCAAGCCCGGTGTCGCCGCGCAGACCCGGCAGGCGGTGCTGGCGGCGCTCGACGTCCTGGGCTACGAGCGGCCGAGCCGGCTGCGCTCGACCAGCGCCGGGCTCATCGGGCTGATCGTGCCCGAGCTGGAGAACCCCGTCTTCCCGGCGTTCGTGCAGGTCATCGAGACGATTCTGGCGCAGCGAGAGTACACGCCGCTGCTGTGCACCCAGACGCCCGGCGGCGTCACCGAGGACGAGTACGTCGAGATGCTGGTCGACCGCGGCGTCGCCGGCATCGTGTTCGTGTCGGGGCTGCACGCCGACAGCACCGCCGGAACGGCCCGCTACCACCGTCTGCGCGAGCTGGGGCTGCCGATCGTGCTGGTCAACGGGTTCGTCCCGGGGCTGGACGTGCCGTTCGTGTCCACCGACGACGTCGCCGCGGCCGAGCTGGCCGTGCAGCACCTGGCGTCGCTCGGGCACCGTCGCATCGGGCTGGCCATCGGGCCGCGCCGGTTCGTCCCGGCCGCCCGCAAGATCGAGGGGTTCGCCCGGGCGCTGCGGGCGGTGCCGGGCGCGCCCGACCCGGACGGCTTGGTCGTGACGTCGTTCTTCACCGTCGAGGGCGGCCGGGCCTGCGCCTCGCGGCTGCTGGACGCCGGCTGCACGGCGATCGTGTGCGGCTCGGACCTCATGGCCCTGGGCGCGGTGCGGGCGGTCCGGCAGCGCGGGCTGACGGTGCCCGGCGACGTCTCCGTCATCGGCTACGACGACTCCCCGCTCATCCCGTTCACCGACCCGCCGCTGACCACCGTCCGGCAGGCCGTCCCGGCGATGGCCGCCGCGGCCGTCCAGGCGCTGCTGGAGCAGATCGCCGGCCGGCCCGCCGACCGCTCGGAACTGCTGTTCACGCCCGAGCTGGTGGTGCGGGGCTCGACGGGACCGGCCCCGACTGGGGCGGACAATCCGGGGTAA
- a CDS encoding ABC transporter ATP-binding protein has translation MATVTFDKATRIYPGTDKPAVDALELAIEDGEFLVLVGPSGCGKSTSLRMLAGLEEVDGGAIRIGERDVTHMPPKDRDIAMVFQNYALYPHMTVADNMGFALKIAGTPKDEIRRRVGDAAKLLDLTEYLDRKPKALSGGQRQRVAMGRAIVREPQVFLMDEPLSNLDAKLRVSTRTQIASLQRRLGITTVYVTHDQVEAMTMGDRVAVLNAGLLQQVDSPLGLYDKPANVFVAGFIGSPAMNIATFDVKDGRATLGAADVAVPPSISSKVAAEGSDTVTLGFRPEALIPASAEETGGIPVLVDVVEELGSDAYVYGRPAGPAADEQADRLRSDQIIARVEPRNAPQKGEKINFTVRPGSEHFFSVKTGERLEP, from the coding sequence ATGGCTACGGTCACGTTCGACAAGGCCACCCGCATCTACCCGGGGACCGACAAGCCGGCGGTCGACGCTCTCGAGCTCGCCATCGAGGACGGGGAGTTCCTCGTGCTCGTCGGCCCCTCCGGCTGCGGCAAGTCCACCAGCCTCCGCATGCTGGCCGGCCTCGAAGAGGTCGACGGCGGCGCCATCCGCATCGGCGAGCGCGACGTCACGCACATGCCGCCCAAGGACCGCGACATCGCGATGGTGTTCCAGAACTACGCGCTGTACCCGCACATGACGGTGGCCGACAACATGGGCTTCGCCTTGAAGATCGCAGGCACCCCGAAGGACGAGATCCGCCGCCGGGTCGGCGACGCCGCCAAGCTGCTCGACCTCACCGAGTACCTCGACCGCAAGCCGAAGGCGCTCTCCGGTGGTCAGCGCCAGCGTGTCGCCATGGGCCGGGCCATCGTCCGCGAGCCGCAGGTGTTCCTCATGGACGAGCCGCTGTCGAACCTCGACGCCAAGCTGCGCGTGTCCACCCGTACGCAGATCGCCTCGCTGCAGCGCCGCCTGGGCATCACCACGGTCTACGTCACGCACGACCAGGTCGAGGCCATGACCATGGGCGACCGCGTCGCGGTCCTCAACGCGGGCCTGCTGCAGCAGGTCGACAGCCCGCTGGGGCTGTACGACAAGCCGGCCAACGTGTTCGTCGCCGGGTTCATCGGCTCGCCGGCCATGAACATCGCGACGTTCGACGTCAAGGACGGCCGCGCCACGCTGGGCGCCGCCGACGTCGCCGTCCCGCCGTCCATCTCCTCGAAGGTCGCCGCCGAGGGCTCCGACACCGTCACGCTGGGCTTCCGGCCCGAGGCGCTGATCCCGGCCTCGGCCGAGGAGACGGGCGGCATCCCCGTGCTCGTCGACGTCGTCGAGGAGCTCGGGTCCGACGCGTACGTGTACGGCCGCCCGGCCGGCCCGGCCGCCGACGAGCAGGCCGACCGCCTGCGCAGCGACCAGATCATCGCGCGGGTCGAGCCGCGCAACGCGCCGCAGAAGGGCGAGAAGATCAACTTCACCGTCCGCCCGGGCAGCGAGCACTTCTTCTCGGTCAAGACCGGTGAGCGGCTGGAGCCCTGA
- a CDS encoding DUF4032 domain-containing protein produces the protein MELRILAAPREQQALLDLPWDMPLEQWPEWYLVALPRGISRHVVRFTRLGRNVYALKEIVKPYADREYQMLRDLARLDVPAVQAVGVVSGREAPGGEPLDSVLVTRHLQFSLPYRALFARMMRRDTVDRLIDALVVLIARLHLTGFYWGDCSLSNTLFRRDAGAFAAYLVDAETGELHNGLSDGQRAHDLDTARTNIAGEMMDLLAAGQLDESVDPIAVSDQVVERYTALWTELTEWEAFDVNERWRIARRVDRLNELGFDVDELDIVTDIGGRTIRVQPKVVDPGHHSRRLLRLTGIDAQENQARRLLNDLDTYAAVTEQQGEDEEIVANAWVVDSYEPVLRAIPRELRGKLEGPEIFHEVLEHRWYLSENLGRDVGLEEAARDYADTVLRHKPDELAILGGTSAEADTTQPFRITWSDLQ, from the coding sequence ATGGAGCTTCGGATCCTCGCCGCACCGCGCGAGCAGCAGGCGCTCCTCGACCTGCCCTGGGACATGCCGCTGGAGCAGTGGCCCGAGTGGTACCTGGTCGCGCTCCCCCGCGGCATCTCGCGCCACGTCGTCCGGTTCACCCGGCTCGGCCGCAACGTCTACGCGCTGAAAGAGATCGTCAAGCCGTACGCCGACCGTGAGTACCAGATGCTGCGCGACCTCGCCCGGCTCGACGTCCCCGCGGTCCAGGCGGTCGGCGTCGTCAGCGGCCGCGAGGCCCCCGGCGGCGAGCCGCTCGACTCCGTCCTCGTCACCCGGCACCTGCAGTTCTCGCTGCCGTACCGCGCGCTGTTCGCCCGCATGATGCGCCGCGACACCGTCGACCGCCTCATCGACGCCCTGGTCGTGCTGATCGCCCGGCTGCACCTCACCGGCTTCTACTGGGGCGACTGCTCGCTCTCGAACACGCTGTTCCGCCGCGACGCCGGCGCGTTCGCCGCCTACCTCGTCGACGCCGAGACCGGCGAGCTGCACAACGGGCTCAGCGACGGCCAGCGCGCGCACGACCTCGACACCGCCCGCACGAACATCGCCGGCGAGATGATGGACCTCCTCGCCGCCGGCCAGCTGGACGAGAGCGTCGACCCCATCGCCGTCAGCGACCAGGTGGTCGAGCGGTACACGGCGCTCTGGACCGAGCTGACCGAGTGGGAGGCGTTCGACGTCAACGAGCGCTGGCGCATCGCCCGCCGGGTCGACCGCCTCAACGAGCTGGGCTTCGACGTCGACGAGCTCGACATCGTCACCGACATCGGCGGCCGCACCATCCGCGTCCAGCCGAAGGTCGTCGACCCCGGCCACCACTCGCGCCGGCTGCTGCGTCTCACCGGCATCGACGCGCAGGAGAACCAGGCCCGCCGGCTGCTCAACGACCTCGACACCTACGCCGCCGTCACCGAGCAGCAGGGCGAGGACGAAGAGATCGTCGCCAACGCGTGGGTCGTGGACAGCTACGAGCCGGTGCTGCGGGCCATCCCGCGCGAGCTACGCGGCAAGCTGGAGGGTCCGGAGATCTTCCACGAGGTGCTCGAGCACCGCTGGTACCTGTCCGAGAACCTCGGCCGCGACGTCGGGCTCGAGGAGGCCGCGCGCGACTACGCCGACACCGTCCTGCGGCACAAGCCCGACGAGCTGGCCATCCTGGGCGGCACCAGCGCCGAGGCCGACACCACGCAGCCGTTCCGCATCACGTGGAGCGATCTCCAGTAG
- a CDS encoding LPXTG cell wall anchor domain-containing protein, whose amino-acid sequence MKHHTIRTRTVLTLAAAASGAALVLAAAGPASAQDQPLTTENPRPNSAPLTGGDAAYEYAPTIIAENGVYRMWYCAQDPQGSVPGDDILYAESPNLDGPFTAPGGGDPLIVFEGRGDGGFDGQHTCDPSVVKVDGTYYMYYGAAVNDGATTVGVARSSDGLSWERMTDQPIIAPANQQDTGNDYGAGQPSVTYLDGQFYLIFTDTTGAGALPTNGAGQFAWRSSDPTFATGTEVFTADGWQASTPENSRAFSLANAFSADWQYSDELESFVIAHNNDAGRTTLTFLGTENLAEHPWAPVNIEGPWVEGPGVVSTPDKHAVDDNGGECGRVPVDVMHASRADGVPPQDLVHKGIDVVAPIECETPTPTPTPTEDPTDEPTEDPTESPTEDPTGEPTDEPTDEPSESPTPTQEPTEDPTPSPSPTSDDDLPDTGAGSTGVLVALGAALVAGAALLYRYRRGTVA is encoded by the coding sequence ATGAAGCACCACACCATACGCACCCGCACCGTCCTCACCCTCGCGGCCGCCGCTTCCGGCGCCGCTCTCGTGCTCGCCGCGGCGGGCCCGGCGAGCGCCCAGGACCAGCCGCTCACCACCGAGAACCCCCGGCCCAACTCCGCGCCGCTGACCGGCGGCGACGCGGCCTACGAATATGCGCCGACGATCATCGCCGAGAACGGCGTGTACCGCATGTGGTACTGCGCCCAGGACCCCCAGGGTTCCGTGCCCGGCGACGACATCCTGTATGCGGAGTCGCCGAACCTCGACGGCCCGTTCACCGCGCCGGGCGGCGGCGACCCGCTGATCGTCTTCGAGGGCCGCGGCGACGGCGGCTTCGACGGCCAGCACACCTGCGACCCGTCGGTCGTCAAGGTCGACGGCACCTACTACATGTACTACGGCGCGGCCGTGAACGACGGCGCCACCACCGTCGGCGTCGCCCGCAGCTCCGACGGTCTCAGCTGGGAGCGCATGACCGACCAGCCGATCATCGCGCCGGCGAACCAGCAGGACACCGGCAACGACTACGGCGCCGGCCAGCCCAGCGTGACCTACCTCGACGGGCAGTTCTACCTGATCTTCACCGACACCACCGGCGCCGGCGCGCTGCCGACCAACGGCGCCGGGCAGTTCGCGTGGCGCTCGTCCGACCCGACGTTCGCCACCGGCACCGAGGTGTTCACCGCCGACGGCTGGCAGGCGTCGACCCCGGAGAACTCGCGCGCGTTCTCCCTGGCCAACGCGTTCTCGGCCGACTGGCAGTACTCCGACGAGCTCGAGTCGTTCGTCATCGCCCACAACAACGACGCCGGCCGCACGACGCTGACGTTCCTCGGCACCGAGAACCTCGCCGAGCACCCGTGGGCGCCGGTGAACATCGAGGGCCCGTGGGTCGAGGGCCCGGGCGTCGTGTCGACGCCGGACAAGCACGCCGTCGACGACAACGGCGGCGAGTGCGGCCGGGTGCCGGTCGACGTCATGCACGCGAGCCGGGCCGACGGCGTCCCGCCGCAGGACCTCGTGCACAAGGGCATCGACGTCGTCGCGCCGATCGAGTGCGAGACGCCCACGCCCACCCCGACGCCGACCGAGGACCCGACCGACGAGCCCACCGAGGACCCGACGGAGTCGCCCACCGAGGACCCCACCGGCGAGCCGACGGACGAGCCCACGGATGAGCCGTCCGAGAGCCCGACCCCGACGCAGGAGCCGACCGAGGACCCGACGCCGTCGCCGTCGCCGACCTCTGACGACGACCTGCCCGACACCGGCGCCGGCAGCACCGGCGTGCTGGTGGCGCTGGGCGCGGCCCTGGTGGCCGGCGCGGCGCTGCTGTACCGGTACCGCCGCGGCACGGTCGCGTAG
- a CDS encoding YciI family protein has protein sequence MKYLMLIYNNPGAGPDPEAEARLQGHVTLFKELNEAGTVLSSAALGDGSGVLTVRAGARGGAPAVTDGPFLEAKELLAGYYLVDCETPEEAAAIAARIPCGVGGVVELRPVNEEITDAVRGNAPYRI, from the coding sequence GTGAAGTACCTGATGCTGATCTACAACAACCCGGGCGCGGGCCCCGACCCCGAGGCGGAGGCCCGGCTGCAGGGGCACGTCACCCTGTTCAAGGAGCTCAACGAGGCCGGGACGGTGCTCAGCTCGGCCGCGCTCGGCGACGGCTCCGGTGTGCTGACGGTGCGCGCGGGGGCTCGCGGCGGCGCGCCCGCCGTCACCGACGGCCCGTTCCTCGAGGCCAAGGAACTCCTGGCCGGCTACTACCTCGTCGACTGCGAGACGCCCGAGGAGGCGGCCGCCATCGCGGCGCGCATCCCGTGCGGTGTCGGCGGCGTGGTCGAGCTCCGGCCGGTGAACGAGGAGATCACCGACGCCGTCCGCGGCAACGCGCCCTACCGCATCTGA
- a CDS encoding MFS transporter produces the protein MTVTTIDTSAPVERAGKREWIGLAVLALPTLLLALDMSVLHLAVPHLAADLRPSSSQLLWITDIYGFMVAGFLITMGTLGDRIGRRKLLMIGAVGFAAASALAAFSTSAEMLIATRTLLGIAGATLMPSTLGLISNMFKDPQQRGVAIAVWMSCFMGGMALGPAVGGVLLEAFSWGSVFLLGVPVMVLLLATGPFLLPEYRNPDAGRLDLVSVGLSLGAILPIIYGLKELAKDGVSTVALTVAAAGVVVGAAFVRRQLRLADPLLDLRLFRNKRFSSALGIFSVGGFAMGGIFLFLSQYLQLVEGLTALEAGLWLVIPAAAMIGGTMYGPALSRRVGAGWVIGGGMAVSATGLLLITQAGATGGLGIVIVGMIIANVGMGPGAALTTDIVVGSAPPEKAGSAASVSETSAEFGIALGIATLGSLGTAVYRSDLTLPAGTPAELATAAQDSLPGATVAAADLPADVAGPLLESAREAFMTGLTTVAGISAAALFVFAVVGVTLFRRFQPAAHAPEPEAESADVADAEPEPVAA, from the coding sequence ATCACCGTGACGACCATCGACACTTCGGCTCCCGTGGAGCGAGCCGGCAAGCGCGAGTGGATCGGCCTGGCCGTGCTGGCCCTGCCCACCCTGTTGCTCGCACTCGACATGAGCGTTCTGCACCTGGCCGTGCCGCACCTGGCGGCCGACCTGCGGCCGAGCAGCAGCCAGCTGCTGTGGATCACCGACATCTACGGCTTCATGGTGGCCGGCTTCCTCATCACCATGGGCACGCTGGGCGACCGGATCGGCCGGCGCAAGCTGCTGATGATCGGCGCCGTCGGCTTCGCCGCCGCCTCGGCGCTGGCCGCGTTCTCGACCAGCGCGGAGATGCTGATCGCGACCCGGACGCTGCTGGGCATCGCCGGCGCGACGCTGATGCCGTCGACGCTCGGCCTGATCAGCAACATGTTCAAGGACCCGCAGCAGCGCGGCGTCGCGATCGCGGTCTGGATGAGCTGCTTCATGGGCGGCATGGCGCTCGGCCCGGCCGTCGGCGGGGTGCTGCTGGAGGCGTTCTCCTGGGGCTCGGTGTTCCTGCTCGGCGTCCCGGTGATGGTGCTGCTGCTCGCGACCGGCCCGTTCCTGCTCCCCGAGTACCGCAACCCCGACGCCGGCCGGCTCGACCTCGTCAGCGTGGGCCTGTCGCTCGGCGCCATCCTGCCGATCATCTACGGCCTCAAGGAGCTGGCGAAGGACGGCGTGAGCACGGTGGCGCTGACCGTCGCCGCTGCCGGTGTGGTCGTCGGCGCGGCGTTCGTCCGCCGGCAGTTGCGGCTGGCCGACCCGCTGCTCGACCTGCGACTGTTCCGGAACAAGCGGTTCAGCTCGGCCCTGGGCATCTTCTCCGTCGGCGGCTTCGCGATGGGCGGCATCTTCCTCTTCCTCAGCCAGTACCTGCAGCTGGTCGAGGGCCTGACGGCGCTGGAGGCCGGCCTGTGGCTGGTCATCCCGGCCGCCGCGATGATCGGGGGCACGATGTACGGCCCGGCGCTGAGCCGCAGGGTCGGCGCCGGTTGGGTCATCGGCGGCGGGATGGCCGTCTCGGCCACCGGGCTGCTGCTCATCACGCAGGCCGGCGCCACCGGCGGCCTCGGCATCGTCATCGTCGGCATGATCATCGCCAACGTGGGCATGGGCCCGGGTGCGGCCCTGACGACGGACATCGTGGTCGGCTCGGCCCCGCCGGAGAAGGCCGGCTCCGCCGCGTCGGTCTCCGAGACCAGCGCCGAGTTCGGCATCGCCCTCGGCATCGCGACGCTGGGCAGCCTGGGCACCGCCGTCTACCGGTCCGACCTGACCCTGCCCGCCGGCACGCCGGCCGAGCTGGCCACCGCCGCCCAGGACTCGCTGCCCGGCGCCACCGTGGCCGCCGCGGACCTGCCCGCCGACGTGGCCGGCCCGCTGCTGGAGTCGGCCCGCGAGGCGTTCATGACCGGTCTCACCACGGTCGCCGGCATCAGCGCCGCCGCCCTGTTCGTCTTCGCGGTGGTCGGCGTGACCCTGTTCCGCCGGTTCCAGCCGGCCGCCCACGCCCCCGAGCCGGAGGCGGAGTCGGCGGACGTGGCCGACGCCGAGCCGGAGCCCGTCGCGGCCTGA
- a CDS encoding nucleotidyl transferase AbiEii/AbiGii toxin family protein: MSDGEPYPSAAGVDAAIKDASRRAALADPSLSVNERVRLEYFRRFLSRVFSEGASSEWLLKGGTGMLARVPSGRATRDIDLYRHGLTLDQALADLRRLAGVDLGDHFRFVYAAHRASIGGEEQPYTEGCRVVFDVYVGAQKKSSLGVDLAIGAGLTAPVTTMEPASALRLPRLVSHEYRLYPVVDQIADKVCATMTIYGDRPSSREKDLVDLVVLAVTHDVDGTALGVAISAEARRRRMAALDRFVVPKEWGRVYSSLAKSVPYCAEYSTVDLAREVVTRFVGPAMSNAAGGRIWSHRELEWS, from the coding sequence ATGAGTGACGGTGAACCGTACCCCAGCGCAGCAGGTGTCGATGCGGCGATCAAGGATGCGTCCCGCAGGGCGGCACTGGCAGATCCGTCGCTGAGCGTCAACGAGCGGGTCCGACTGGAGTACTTCCGGCGCTTTCTGAGTCGAGTGTTCTCTGAAGGTGCTAGCTCGGAGTGGCTGCTCAAAGGTGGCACCGGGATGCTGGCACGGGTGCCGTCCGGCCGCGCCACGCGCGACATCGACCTGTATCGCCACGGACTCACCCTCGACCAGGCGCTCGCCGACCTCCGCCGACTCGCCGGGGTTGATCTCGGCGATCATTTCAGGTTCGTCTACGCCGCGCACCGCGCCTCGATCGGTGGCGAGGAACAGCCCTATACCGAGGGCTGCCGCGTCGTCTTCGACGTCTACGTCGGCGCTCAGAAGAAGTCCTCTCTGGGGGTCGATCTCGCCATCGGCGCGGGGCTGACTGCGCCCGTGACGACCATGGAGCCAGCCAGCGCCCTTCGGCTGCCCCGACTGGTCAGCCACGAGTATCGGCTGTACCCCGTCGTCGACCAGATCGCCGACAAGGTCTGCGCGACTATGACGATCTACGGTGATCGTCCGTCGAGCCGCGAGAAGGATCTCGTGGACCTGGTCGTTCTCGCCGTCACGCACGACGTCGACGGAACGGCTCTCGGGGTCGCGATCTCGGCGGAAGCCCGACGTCGGCGTATGGCGGCGCTCGACCGCTTCGTCGTTCCGAAGGAGTGGGGGCGCGTCTATTCGAGTCTCGCGAAGTCTGTGCCCTACTGTGCCGAGTACTCGACCGTCGACCTTGCCCGAGAGGTCGTCACGCGCTTCGTCGGTCCGGCCATGAGCAACGCCGCCGGCGGCAGGATCTGGTCGCACCGCGAGCTGGAGTGGAGCTGA